A stretch of Chitinophaga caeni DNA encodes these proteins:
- a CDS encoding IS256 family transposase has translation MKTEDFLSDDFLKQFKTADQLNNFLAQIQKRGIEKMLEGELDSHLGYDKHEPNESNNSRNGYGKKKIKTSYGESEIKVPRDRDASFNPMIVPKREGMVQGLEEIIVSFYAKGMSVSDIEEQIREAYKFDVSTATISRITSRVTEDIVAWQNRPLEPVYLIVWMDGIVFKVRENSKVVNKTVYIAVGLKRDGLKEVLGMWLGKNESAAYWMTVLTDLKARGLEDILITATDNLNGFTQTIKSVFPQSATQVCVVHQVRNSCRYVAWKDKKEFTADMKDVYAAPTRQAAMAALDALDAKWSAKYAYAIKSWRENWEELTVFFDFPLEIRQIIYTTNLIENLNGKIRKYTKNKLSFPTDEAVLKSVYLALREVSKKWTMPIRNWGMILNQFLTIFDKRVRI, from the coding sequence ATGAAGACAGAAGATTTTTTATCAGACGACTTTCTGAAGCAGTTTAAAACGGCCGATCAACTAAACAATTTCCTGGCCCAGATTCAGAAGCGGGGCATTGAAAAGATGCTGGAAGGCGAACTTGATAGCCATTTAGGCTATGATAAGCATGAGCCCAATGAAAGTAACAATAGCCGTAATGGGTACGGTAAAAAGAAGATTAAGACCAGCTATGGTGAATCTGAAATAAAAGTTCCCAGGGATCGTGATGCCAGTTTTAACCCTATGATAGTACCTAAACGCGAAGGAATGGTTCAGGGGCTGGAAGAGATAATAGTGTCTTTTTATGCCAAGGGGATGAGCGTATCTGACATAGAAGAGCAAATAAGGGAAGCCTATAAATTTGACGTTTCCACGGCCACTATCAGCCGCATCACCAGCCGTGTGACTGAAGATATTGTCGCCTGGCAAAACCGACCGTTAGAACCGGTTTATCTCATCGTTTGGATGGATGGCATTGTGTTCAAGGTACGGGAGAACAGCAAAGTAGTGAATAAAACCGTCTATATCGCTGTGGGCCTGAAGCGGGATGGCCTCAAAGAAGTGCTAGGGATGTGGCTGGGTAAGAATGAGTCAGCCGCTTATTGGATGACTGTACTTACTGATCTGAAGGCCCGTGGCTTGGAAGATATTCTAATAACGGCCACCGATAATCTTAATGGCTTCACTCAGACTATCAAATCAGTGTTCCCTCAGTCTGCCACCCAGGTTTGTGTCGTACACCAGGTTCGTAACAGCTGCCGCTATGTTGCCTGGAAAGATAAAAAGGAATTTACCGCAGACATGAAAGATGTTTATGCCGCACCGACCAGGCAAGCTGCGATGGCGGCTCTTGATGCCCTGGATGCTAAGTGGAGCGCAAAGTATGCCTACGCCATCAAAAGCTGGCGTGAAAACTGGGAGGAACTGACTGTCTTTTTTGACTTCCCCCTGGAGATCAGGCAGATCATCTACACAACAAATCTCATCGAAAATCTAAACGGTAAGATTAGAAAATATACCAAAAACAAGCTATCCTTCCCTACAGATGAAGCCGTGCTTAAATCCGTATACCTGGCTTTGCGGGAAGTATCAAAAAAATGGACCATGCCCATTAGAAACTGGGGCATGATCCTGAATCAGTTTTTAACTATTTTTGATAAAAGGGTGAGAATCTAA